A window of Sander vitreus isolate 19-12246 chromosome 18, sanVit1, whole genome shotgun sequence contains these coding sequences:
- the LOC144533499 gene encoding zinc metalloproteinase nas-14-like isoform X2 — protein sequence MRDCCYYDDETVSVFSLPTAHQELKILPAFKMISKVTCIRFIRHTTESNSLLFKSGSGCSSYVGCQGGVQTLYYGKSCSLGNLCHEILHALGLHHEHTREDRDQYVSVQWESIIPGREKNFMLKNGDTQNLPYDLESIMHYGKYFFSVNGSPTVLSKQTEVVIGQRTHLSNLDILKLNKLYNCEEGKHE from the exons ATGCGTGACTGCTGCTATTATGATGACGAAACGGTTTCTGTGTTTTCACTCCCAACAGCTCATCAAGAGTTGAAAATCCTCCCCGCCTTCAAGATGATATCAAAGGTCACCTGCATTCGCTTCATACGACACACCACAGAGTCAAACTCCCTCCTGTTCAAAAGTGGCAGTGG CTGTTCGTCCTATGTTGGTTGTCAGGGAGGTGTCCAGACGCTGTATTATGGCAAGTCATGTAGCCTGGGCAATCTCTGCCATGAGATCCTTCATGCTCTGGGGCTGCATCATGAACACACCCGCGAGGACCGGGATCAATACGTCAGTGTGCAGTGGGAGAGCATCATCCCAG ggagagaaaaaaacttcATGCTGAAAAATGGAGACACTCAGAACCTGCCTTATGACCTCGAATCCATAATGCACTATGGAAA GTATTTTTTCAGTGTAAATGGAAGTCCGACGGTGTTGTCAAAGCAGACGGAGGTGGTCATAGGTCAGAGAACACATCTCTCCAACCTGGATATACTGAAACTCAACAAACTCTACAACTGTG AAGAGGGGAAACATGAGTAG
- the LOC144533499 gene encoding zinc metalloproteinase nas-14-like isoform X1, which translates to MRDCCYYDDETVSVFSLPTAHQELKILPAFKMISKVTCIRFIRHTTESNSLLFKSGSGCSSYVGCQGGVQTLYYGKSCSLGNLCHEILHALGLHHEHTREDRDQYVSVQWESIIPGREKNFMLKNGDTQNLPYDLESIMHYGKYFFSVNGSPTVLSKQTEVVIGQRTHLSNLDILKLNKLYNCGNHFLTTFVIS; encoded by the exons ATGCGTGACTGCTGCTATTATGATGACGAAACGGTTTCTGTGTTTTCACTCCCAACAGCTCATCAAGAGTTGAAAATCCTCCCCGCCTTCAAGATGATATCAAAGGTCACCTGCATTCGCTTCATACGACACACCACAGAGTCAAACTCCCTCCTGTTCAAAAGTGGCAGTGG CTGTTCGTCCTATGTTGGTTGTCAGGGAGGTGTCCAGACGCTGTATTATGGCAAGTCATGTAGCCTGGGCAATCTCTGCCATGAGATCCTTCATGCTCTGGGGCTGCATCATGAACACACCCGCGAGGACCGGGATCAATACGTCAGTGTGCAGTGGGAGAGCATCATCCCAG ggagagaaaaaaacttcATGCTGAAAAATGGAGACACTCAGAACCTGCCTTATGACCTCGAATCCATAATGCACTATGGAAA GTATTTTTTCAGTGTAAATGGAAGTCCGACGGTGTTGTCAAAGCAGACGGAGGTGGTCATAGGTCAGAGAACACATCTCTCCAACCTGGATATACTGAAACTCAACAAACTCTACAACTGTGGTAACCATTTCCTCACTACATTTGTCATCTCATAA
- the LOC144533499 gene encoding zinc metalloproteinase nas-14-like isoform X3 — MISKVTCIRFIRHTTESNSLLFKSGSGCSSYVGCQGGVQTLYYGKSCSLGNLCHEILHALGLHHEHTREDRDQYVSVQWESIIPGREKNFMLKNGDTQNLPYDLESIMHYGKYFFSVNGSPTVLSKQTEVVIGQRTHLSNLDILKLNKLYNCGNHFLTTFVIS, encoded by the exons ATGATATCAAAGGTCACCTGCATTCGCTTCATACGACACACCACAGAGTCAAACTCCCTCCTGTTCAAAAGTGGCAGTGG CTGTTCGTCCTATGTTGGTTGTCAGGGAGGTGTCCAGACGCTGTATTATGGCAAGTCATGTAGCCTGGGCAATCTCTGCCATGAGATCCTTCATGCTCTGGGGCTGCATCATGAACACACCCGCGAGGACCGGGATCAATACGTCAGTGTGCAGTGGGAGAGCATCATCCCAG ggagagaaaaaaacttcATGCTGAAAAATGGAGACACTCAGAACCTGCCTTATGACCTCGAATCCATAATGCACTATGGAAA GTATTTTTTCAGTGTAAATGGAAGTCCGACGGTGTTGTCAAAGCAGACGGAGGTGGTCATAGGTCAGAGAACACATCTCTCCAACCTGGATATACTGAAACTCAACAAACTCTACAACTGTGGTAACCATTTCCTCACTACATTTGTCATCTCATAA